The proteins below are encoded in one region of Levilactobacillus namurensis:
- the atpH gene encoding ATP synthase F1 subunit delta, translated as MSLNRTTVAKRYARALFELLSEKDQLESVYPELQELRRVFQDNPQLGTVLSDASLQAADREKLVSQLAESASPYVQNLIHMVYDYGRMDAMVAILDQFQRLYDDLHHTVYAQVTTAIELSAEQKDKIAAAYAQRVGAQKVILDSQVDPTIIGGVVVQSAGMILDGSLKTKINKLRRQLLS; from the coding sequence ATGAGTCTTAATAGGACAACGGTAGCGAAACGCTACGCACGCGCATTGTTTGAATTGTTGTCCGAAAAAGACCAATTGGAGTCAGTTTATCCTGAACTTCAAGAGCTTCGACGTGTCTTCCAGGACAACCCACAATTGGGTACTGTACTCTCAGACGCTAGTCTACAAGCTGCTGATCGCGAGAAACTGGTGAGTCAATTGGCTGAATCAGCTTCGCCTTACGTTCAAAACCTCATTCACATGGTGTATGACTATGGACGGATGGATGCGATGGTTGCCATTCTGGACCAATTCCAGCGCTTGTATGATGATTTGCATCATACCGTTTATGCGCAAGTCACGACGGCAATTGAACTTTCTGCTGAGCAGAAGGATAAGATTGCGGCGGCCTATGCGCAACGGGTTGGCGCTCAGAAAGTTATTTTAGACAGTCAGGTCGACCCAACGATCATTGGCGGTGTTGTGGTTCAATCTGCCGGGATGATCCTTGATGGGAGTCTTAAGACGAAAATCAACAAGTTGCGGCGTCAACTGTTGTCATAA